The following are encoded together in the Salvia hispanica cultivar TCC Black 2014 chromosome 6, UniMelb_Shisp_WGS_1.0, whole genome shotgun sequence genome:
- the LOC125194983 gene encoding glucan endo-1,3-beta-glucosidase-like has protein sequence MGLLFYSSLALFFTVMLHNHPGGEAAVGVNYGLLGNNLPPPPAAIARLRQIGITKIRVFQPNNAVLTALHGSGISVIVGTLNGDLQPLASNKSAAAAWVAANILPHQSSVKFTCIAAGNEVYPDDLAQYIPAAMENLAAANVNIAVSTTISMQPLSTSYPPSAGNFSAAAKPVMTQIAKFLQSKKYPMLVNVYPYFACAGEPANVDLDYALFRPGKTAVRDGARTYLVENGKSN, from the exons ATGGGTTTACTTTTCTATTCTTCTTTGGCACTTTTCTTCACTGTCATGCTGCATAATCATCCAG GAGGCGAGGCTGCCGTTGGTGTCAACTACGGCCTCCTTGGTAACAACCTTCCGCCGCCTCCTGCTGCCATAGCGCGCCTTCGACAAATTGGAATCaccaaaattagggttttccAACCCAACAACGCCGTCCTCACCGCCTTACACGGCTCCGGCATCTCAGTGATCGTCGGAACCCTCAACGGGGACCTTCAACCCCTCGCCTCCAACAAatctgccgccgccgcctggGTAGCGGCCAACATCCTCCCCCACCAATCCTCCGTCAAATTCACCTGCATCGCCGCCGGCAACGAGGTCTACCCCGACGATCTCGCGCAATACATCCCCGCCGCGATGGAGAATCTCGCCGCCGCCAATGTAAACATCGCGGTCTCCACCACGATCTCGATGCAGCCTCTCTCCACCTCCTACCCCCCCTCCGCCGGCAATTTCTCCGCCGCCGCGAAACCGGTAATGACTCAGATCGCGAAATTCCTGCAGTCGAAGAAGTACCCTATGCTTGTGAATGTGTACCCTTACTTCGCATGTGCGGGGGAACCGGCCAACGTGGATCTCGACTACGCGCTTTTCCGTCCGGGAAAGACCGCGGTTCGCGACGGGGCGAGGACTTACCTTGTAGAAAATGGCAAATCCAATTGA
- the LOC125196647 gene encoding probable folate-biopterin transporter 3, translating to MDDEDGLPLQAQKEKVAKIGMFGQILSPFSWLKRLSDELHWSFVLGVVIVYGINQGIGLALSRVGTQYYMKDEQKLQPSEAQVYHAMIMMPWIVKPLWGLLTDIVPIAGRRRRPYFVFAGAVSVVSMIILSLKKDMYLGLALLLLICGSAGAAIGDVTIDACVTENSIAHPSLAGEMQSLCGLCSSVGQLIGFISSGFLVHQIGSKGALGVLSIPATLVIVVGIIIQEPVIRNVSYKRVSQKFQDAGRAMWIALRSPVVWRPCLYMYLSLAVSLHIHEGMFYWYTDAPNGPSFSQEAVGSISAVGAVGSLLGVLLYQNAFRMQPFRRVLLLAQLLYGASGMIDLMLVLRINLIVGVPDYVVVVFDAAVTHMIGRLKWMPLLVLSSKLCPSGIEGTFFALLMSIDHVGSFTASWCGGLLLHTLNVTRTMFDNLWLAILIRSLCRLLPIGILFLIPSTDPNVAILPADMLMSKRGEGLSEPANTEMESLISRTDHSSQHS from the exons ATGGACGACGAAGACGGACTACCCCTCCAAGCCCAGAAAGAAAAAGTCGCCAAAATTGGAATGTTTGGCCAAATTCTCAGCCCTTTCAGCTGGCTGAAGAGGCTGAGCGATGAGCTGCACTGGAGCTTCGTTTTGGGGGTGGTGATCGTGTACGGAATCAATCAAGGGATTGGGTTAGCGCTGAGCCGAGTTGGGACGCAGTATTACATGAAAGATGAGCAGAAATTGCAGCCCTCTGAAGCTCAGGTCTACCACGCCATGATTATGATGCCTTGGATTGTCAAGCCTCTGTGGGGCCTTCTCACCGATATTGTTCCCATCGCTGGGCGAAGGCGCCGCCCTTATTTCGTATTTGCTG GTGCAGTAAGCGTCGTATCCATGATTATTCTATCGCTCAAAAAGGACATGTACCTTGGATTGGCTTTGCTGCTCCTAATATGCGGTAGTGCTGGTGCTGCAATAGGAGATGTAACTATCGATGCCTGTGTTACTGAAAACAGTATTGCCCATCCTTCTCTTGCCGGAGAGATGCAGAGCTTGTGCGGCTTGTGCTCGTCAGTGGGCCAGTTAATTGGATTCATAAGTAGTGGCTTTTTAGTTCATCAAATTGGATCCAAG GGTGCGTTAGGAGTCCTCAGCATACCAGCTACACTTGTGATTGTGGTGGGAATCATAATACAGGAGCCGGTGATCAGAAATGTTTCTTATAAGCGA GTTAGTCAGAAGTTTCAGGATGCTGGTCGAGCCATGTGGATAGCTCTCAGATCACCTGTTGTTTGGAGGCCATGTTTATACATGTACCTGTCACTAGCTGTCAGCCTCCACATACACGAAGGAATGTTTTATTGGTATACCGATGCGCCAAATGGTCCTTCTTTCTCACAG GAGGCGGTTGGATCAATATCAGCTGTTGGTGCTGTTGGCTCTCTTTTAGGTGTTCTGCTCTATCAAAATGCTTTTAGGATGCAACCTTTCCGCCGAGTGCTTCTGCTGGCACAGTTGCTGTATGGTGCATCAGGAATGATCGACTTGATGTTGGTTTTGCGTATAAACTTGATAGTTGGGGTTCCGGATTATGTAGTTGTTGTATTTGATGCAGCCGTCACTCACATGATTGGGCGTCTTAAATGGATGCCTCTTCTTGTGCTGAGTTCGAAGCTCTGTCCCTCTGGGATAGAAGGCACGTTCTTTGCCTTGCTCATGTCAATCGACCATGTAGGTTCATTCACGGCATCTTGGTGTGGAGGCCTCTTGCTTCACACTCTAAACGTAACCAGGACAATGTTTGATAATCTCTGGTTGGCCATATTGATAAGGAGCCTTTGTCGACTACTCCCCATAGGGATTCTTTTCTTGATCCCCAGTACAGACCCCAACGTGGCTATTCTTCCAGCCGACATGTTGATGTCAAAAAGAGGTGAGGGCTTATCCGAACCTGCTAACACGGAAATGGAATCTCTCATCAGCAGGACTGATCATAGCTCACAACACTCAT AA